In the genome of Daucus carota subsp. sativus chromosome 9, DH1 v3.0, whole genome shotgun sequence, the window ctgcaACTAGCTAaatcaaatattccttgtcatttaaacaattaagctgaggcttgttcgtcgattcttcgtcttctgagttattcttcatttgtagacataATAtgaaatcttctgaataaataaagtatttaaactttataccttctgatcttctagacgtgctacaaaagattatttgtacactgagtcttgaacatattaatgaacttcttctagtggtttgcagcagcatcctgaaattcttatAACATAaagtcttcaataaatcatttgactttcttcgtacggattccgattaacagtacttgctatttccTTACTTTCTTATCAGATTTGAGTCGATActtcttaattacaaataggcttaataTATGCCTTTCAGTTTTCTCTCTCTAtcatgtcctgcacttctaatatttatgataatatatttggattttataaagtttatttattatatatttttaattaaaacaaagaaaataactatataataaaatataaataataaatatacttgataaagtataaatatattattttaaatactagaagtcataaccttttagttggttgtgttAATATTTAAGGTCAGGCAGTTTAAATAATCTTGGGGTAGTTATATGCTAGCTATAGGACTCAACGGTAGCTATAAATTCCATTTGGCAGGAGTTAGCTATAAATTCTATGTGTCTTACCTATAAAAGCTTTCCATTTGCCTGAGTTAGCAACACCGTTAATCGATCATTCCTATTTTCAGATTGtcgtaatttaaatttattgtcTACCATAAAAACTGGTTGTCTACTTATCCTGCACTTTTTATTTTGTCtcttaatttaaattcatattGTCTCccatcataatattatttacCACTCTAGCCTCTACTTGTCCTGCACTTTTTATTTTGTCTCTTAGTTTAAATTCATATTGTCTCccatcataatattatttacCACTCTAGCCTCTACTTGTCCTgcacttttttattttgtctcttaatttaaattcatattGTCTctcattataatattatttaccaCTCTAGCCTCTACTTGTCCTGCACTTTTTATTTTGTCTCTTCATTTAAATTCATATTGTCTCccatcataatattatttacCACTCTAGACTCATCCTGCACTAATTAAAACTATAGGGATGTTCCACAATCGTCTTCTTATTGTtaactttattatttttaatagatcTATATTGATCTGTAACTTTCGATTGTGGTGATGGAAGTACAGGATTTTGGTTATCACAAATTCACAATGCATGTCTCCAACCGGCTATAATGAAATCCTCTGGTGTCCATTCTCCCTCGTGAGTCGTGGCAAGATTATTAGAGGACACATATTGGTCATTTATCGGATTGACTTTTTTTCTCTTTATAAAGTGAGttataaaagttaaaacaaaGCTTTCATAATTATATGAGCTCCATCATCTCATTTCTTATTCAACAGTCTCTTAATAAATTTCGCATGCCATGTGTGAAATTTTATTGGTTGTAAGCATAATTTCATTATTgagaagataataaaaaattcaaaatttacctattttcatttcttttaatAGCTTTAGTTGAATATGTTTGGCGTCGTACATCTGCTTGTAATTTAGGTTACATTTTTTTATTGGCAATTTAAAGTTTTAAACACATGAATTCAAGACCTTGCCTAAATCTTTGAGGGCCAGTTTCTTAAATTAACACTCAATTACTTTAAGTGaaatatgttaaaatttgaattcttttcctatttatattatatttctaataaattaattaaatttcaattaggggctgtttgggttaacttaaaagaagtgactttttgcttaaattaaagaagtggaatagaagtgaaaagtaaataagttaataaagtgtttggaaaagaagcagaagttgtgacaaaaataaattcagcaaaactagtctgtaattcttcgggcccaaattttgctgcattcgtgtccgcaggtcgcacacgcggaaaagcccgaggcttgcgaagccacgaaatttccctcgaaatcccacaatttgTACCCCCCCTGCGTgcacgtaggtggtggagcataacacactaacacaagttaaacactacaagagtgttctactatataaagCCTTTAAAGGCTCTTTATTTAATCAATGTGGGAATCAAGTTTTCTCTCCaattttccactaccaaggaagcaactttggatcatcataactcatccattccttagtcgttttgagtgaataaacatgcattggaaagctctctcggaggagaacataatccaagcataacccgccacgagcacGTAGCCGAGTCTCACTCAAATTGGTGCTCAAATGACAAATTTCCAACAAGTTCTGGGAAATGATTTCATTGCATTCTATTCTACTAGAAGAATAGTTACAATAACCAAAAAGCAAGATAAAAGTATCAATTTCTATGAGATAGATTTACAAGGTTTTTAGTTAATTCTAACAGTGATCCAATTTCCAGATGAAGCAATGAGATTGTTTGTACTATGTCTATTTGACAAATAATCTCTTTCTCCAGAGTTCCTCATGGTAAATGGAATCCTCCTATTGATCTCTCTTTTGCAAATTGGTTCTTGTGACACGATATCATCCTCATCAACCTCGTATAGACCAACATCCAGAACGCTTGAAGGCGAAAGTACTTCCACATTTTCTGCATTTATCTGCTCTAATTTACTAGAAACAAAAGGATGTTGAAGCAATTTCTGACTTGTCCATCTCTTTTTCACGTCCCTCTCAAAACATTTATGTAAGAAATCTAAACCATCTTTGGAGAAACCTTTTGGAAACTTTGGTGTCTCATTGCTACATGCAATCTTGAACATTGCAGACATCGGATTCAAAATCTCATCACCCCATTTTGGAGGTTTCCCTGTAGCCATTTCAATGACTGTGCAGCCTAGTGACCATATATCAGATGTATAATCTATCTCTTGTTTTCTCAAAACTTCAGGAGCCATCCACAATGGAGTCCCACAAATAGATTTTAAAGATTCCACTGAACTGCTATTAATCTTGGAGCCATTTAGCCTTTTTGCACACCCAAAATCTGCAATTTTGATGTTTCCAGATGAACTTAGAAGCACATTCTTGCACTTTAAATCACAATGTACCACCCCATTGTTGTGGAGATATACAAGGCCTTTGAGAATTTCCCTCGTGTATAAACGAACCATTCTTTCATCCAAAACCCCTTCAAATTTATCCGCGATATCTGCCAAACTACCACCAGCCATATACTCGATGAAAAGATTGAGCTTTTTGTCACCATTCACTCCTTTGAAGTTTTCTCTTCCAATGCACTTTACTATATGTGGGGAACTCAAATTTTCAAGAATATTAGCTTCATGCTCAAGAGAATCGAGTGCTGCTTGTGATTCGGCAGATTTCACAACAAAAAGTCCCCCTGTGGATTTGTTCATAGCCAAATGAACCGTGCCAAATGATCCCCATCCAACCATTTTGCCTTTTACCCATTCACCAGGTTTAGGACATAAAAACATATCTTCAGCTTCCTTCATATTTCTTCTTGAAATGATTGCTTATATATTGAGtagaaaaaactaatttttcagCTTTAAATTGGGAATAAATACccaatttaaaacctgaaataGTGATACTTCCTTTATGCATGCAGATATTACGCAATATGAAATGATGTTAAAGGGGATTTGGAAATGTTATAGTAGATAAACATAACCATTCGATACAATTTGAGaaagaaagataaaaaataaCCTATTTACAAGATGATGAATTTATATAACACAAACATTGACTTCTCAATCTTCagggaagaagagatgaattTTCTTTGTGGGAAGAGCGGTTTTCCGATACTGGAAAACCGctctaaaaaagaaaaaaaattctttcacCACCTGCAGATGGTTATGCTATAAACTTCAATGCTTCATGAAATTGTCCAAACTTCGTAATAATAAACTATGTATAAAAAGCAGAGAAATAGATGGATATCCCAATATTGTGGAAGCTTTGGAATGCTATGGGATTGGGGCCACGTGGCATGAACTCCAATTTTGATAGTTCTAGAACAACAAAATTTAGTCTTTCTCCAAGGACTCATTCTTTCAGTTTTATTTTATGTTCAcgtatatcatatataataatacttatagaataaaataaatctgtgacgatttataaaaattatattaataattcaaaattaatatttgtaaaataaaataaattttatattataaacatctcaatgcaatatcaatattaatatttaaaattgcaaaatcgGATTaaaattcatgagtgaaaaaatgataataaatttctacatgtaattaatgatttaaagcacggcgaatcttaattttagttgtgttgtttttttaaaagtaatcatgttcttgactaacattgtcattaactttTACAAACACTACTTCTTAGACATATACATCACTCCCTGCATATAAAAAGCATGCGTCTTTTTAACGGAACTGGTTGATGACATCTAGCCATATACATCGATCGCCAAATAAAACAGACAGTAAACTtacaaacaacaacaaatacgtccgatgaacaaaacaatttattataaaagaatagcgaacaaatatatatatcactaacagttaatttattgaccttTTCATCCATCAACATTATGTCAAgagtatatatattcttatccagtgtttggatttgtcaacTCCAACATCCAACAAACTTTTACTCATCAATCATCTCTATCGCCATTCAAAACATCTTTcatagtgtaactcattattgtattagataaAGAAGATGAATAGGCaaagaaaaattgtttataaaacGTATTCGCCCCCTTAccgtaggttgtgtttagatgatccaaaaccctacaacctgtagcggtatttataggtgcagagtgacttgtgtgctactcttttccataattaaataatctgaaacaaaattggattaaaaaatttgcaagatactatattccataaataatctgaaacagaatcagattaatttataccaagatatatatatcatatcaattaatctgaaacaaaaaagtagttttttttttgatatttctcatccaaaaatttcagaaaattagaaaaatagaacggagctgtttgagaggcgtcacctacacgcccctttcaaattaactagttgagaagccgcgcgttgcggcggcctataaaaattatattaatgattcgatattaatatttgtagaatgaaataattttgtagctgtctataaaatgtatattaatgtttcaaacttaatatttgtaggataaaataaattttatattataaaaatcttgatgtaataccaatactaatatataaaattgcaaaattggactataattcatggtgaaaaaataaaaataaatttatacacgtaatcaacaatttaaagcacggagaatcttaattttatttgtgttttttttcatagtaatcatgttcttacattgtcaccttcctccaatttttttgattgattgtgcacaaaaacatctaatttaaatttgtgagatagcggtctataactacttttGCTTGTaaaaacctttatttttttagtactgTATAAATAggcttcacttaaaagttgcttgaacggatttttcctgtatacaaaaagtaaatcatataaacactaacaacaacaaacatgtccgatgaacaaaacaaatattataaaagaataaccaacaaacatacatcactaatagttaattgattgatatcatccatcaatatatttcatgtcaagactatattcctTTCCTgcgtttggatttgtcgactcccacgtagTGATCTAATAACTACCTTTACttacaacaacctttattttttaatactgtataaacaaccttcacttatcgttgaagaagaacggcaccaccgagttagaaatcgaataagagaactatcaccagaaagaggtaggattgtggtattgaaagagaggaggtcgtgtttagatgatccaaaaccctacaatctataagggtgtttataggtgcagagagacatgtgtgctactctttcccataattaaataatctgaaacaaaatcagattaagactttcaaactattatattccataaataatctgaaataaaatcagatgctgaaacttgcttctaatatacccgaaacgaaaaaagatagttctaattttttatatttttcatccaaaaactccagaaaattaga includes:
- the LOC108201036 gene encoding mitogen-activated protein kinase kinase kinase 17; translation: MKEAEDMFLCPKPGEWVKGKMVGWGSFGTVHLAMNKSTGGLFVVKSAESQAALDSLEHEANILENLSSPHIVKCIGRENFKGVNGDKKLNLFIEYMAGGSLADIADKFEGVLDERMVRLYTREILKGLVYLHNNGVVHCDLKCKNVLLSSSGNIKIADFGCAKRLNGSKINSSSVESLKSICGTPLWMAPEVLRKQEIDYTSDIWSLGCTVIEMATGKPPKWGDEILNPMSAMFKIACSNETPKFPKGFSKDGLDFLHKCFERDVKKRWTSQKLLQHPFVSSKLEQINAENVEVLSPSSVLDVGLYEVDEDDIVSQEPICKREINRRIPFTMRNSGERDYLSNRHSTNNLIASSGNWITVRIN